The sequence AAATTTGCGGTCCTTTAGATACCAATCTTACATCTTGTACATAAGCTTTAATACGGTCATTAACTTTAAAGTTTTCTCCTCTAATTAGCTGCTCTTTTTTAATTATTGCCTCAGCACGACCAAGGTCAACTATAATATTATTAAACTCTATCCTCTTAACAATGCCATTTAAAATCTCACCTTTCTTATCTTTAAAATCTTCATATTGTTTTTCTCTTTCCGTTTCACCAACACGTTGTATTATTATTTGCTTAGCTGTTTGAGCTGCAACACGTCCAAGATCAATAGGAGGTAAGAGTTCATAAATCTCATCACCAATTTTAGCATCGGCTTTCTTTTTTACAGCATCATTTAAAGAAATTTGAGTGAAGTTATTCTCTACACCATCTACTACATCAAGGACTCTAAAAAGACTAATATTACCATTTTTTCTGTCAATCTCAGCTTTTATATTATGCTCATTGCCATATTTTTTGCGTCCTGCAGCTTGTATAGCTTGTTCCATTGCCGAAAGCAATGCCTCCTTAGGAAGGTTCTTTTCTCTAGCCACAGATTCTATGATCTGTAGAATTTCTATGTTACCAATATTAATCATAAAGTCACTGCCTTTTAAGATTTTTTATTCATTAAATTTCTGAACATTTCATCTGTCAATACCAAAGAAGCTTTTTTTATCATATCAAATGAAAATATTATATCTTTACCATTATTATTTAGATAAATTTTGTTATCTTCAGCTTTAACTATTTTTCCCTGATATCGAGTTTGACCATTTAGTAATTCTTTTAATTTTATGGTAGCTTCTCTACCAAGGAATCTCGTATAATCTTCAAACTTTATTAAGGGACGTTCAATACCTGCTGAACAAACTTCTAAAAAATATTTATCACTAATTATATCTTCAACATCTAAGAGTGCCGAGATATTTCTACTAACATTACGGCAATCTATTATACTAACCTTATTAACATCTATTCTATCTATTAATACCTCAAGTACTTTATGGTTTAAACCTTTTAAAGTGACTTTTACTAAATCAAAACCAATATCTTTTAGGTTATCTTGGATAGCATTAATAATTTGTTGTTCTATAGTTTGCATTACAGCATAAATATTTCAAGACTTTAATAAAAAAGGTGGGTTTAACCCACCTTTACTCTTCACAACAATCAACTTAACTCATATAGATACAATATTTTTATGATATTAGCAACAATTAAAATTATCATTATATAGCTAACCCGATAGTATTTGCCTTAACTGAAAAGATGCCATTCCCGCGTAGGCGGGAATCTAAGATACCTGCCTACGCAGGGATAACATGATTGCTTCGTTGCCTTAGGTTTCTTGCAATGACGCTTATGAATTTGACGTAACTTAGTATGGTTCTATAAATGGTAATTTTGCCATTTAGTTAAGTATATTTATGTAGCAATCACAGTTATTTGCAAGTTATTAGTTACATGATGATTTATCTTATGTTATAATATCAAGTGGAAAATTGCTCTGTATCTAGACACTGTTAACAAAGCTTATTTGATTGATGAATTAATGGATTTTTTAGCGAAAATTAATAAGATTTTTGCCGGAATAGTATACCTATTTCAAAAAAA comes from Candidatus Tisiphia endosymbiont of Nemotelus nigrinus and encodes:
- the rimP gene encoding ribosome maturation factor RimP, whose protein sequence is MQTIEQQIINAIQDNLKDIGFDLVKVTLKGLNHKVLEVLIDRIDVNKVSIIDCRNVSRNISALLDVEDIISDKYFLEVCSAGIERPLIKFEDYTRFLGREATIKLKELLNGQTRYQGKIVKAEDNKIYLNNNGKDIIFSFDMIKKASLVLTDEMFRNLMNKKS